From the genome of Desulfofundulus luciae:
CGCTTCAGTTCCGTCTGTGACAGGGTAACCATCTCCTTCATACTGACATTTTCACTGACGGATTTTACCCTGACAATATCACAGACGGATCACAGGCTCGGGAAAAATCCTTGACTTTTCGTAAACCTTGTAGGATAATATTTTTTGCGGGCGGGATGTAGCTCAGTTTGGCTAGAGCGCACGGTTCGGGACCGTGAGGTCGCAGGTTCAAATCCTGTCATCCCGACCAGTATTTTTTATTGTGAAGGTGACCCGGGTCAGACCCGGGTTTTGTTTTTGTCGCTTGATAAACCTGTTTCCCTGGTGGGTAATCCATGCTATAATTTATATTAATTGATTACGGTTATTTTCAGGAGGGGATGGTTTTGAAACTACTCATCATGGGGCCGCCAGGGGCCGGGAAGGGTACCCAGGCCGAAATGCTGGTGAAGGAACTGAATATTACCCACATTTCCACGGGAGACATGTTCCGGGCAGCAATTAAAGAAGGTACGGAGATGGGGAAAAAAGCCAAGGAATATATGGATAAGGGCGAATTGGTCCCCGATGATGTGGTCGTAGGCATGGTGCGGGACCGCCTGCAAAAGCCCGACTGTGAGAAGGGCTTCCTGTTGGATGGATTCCCCCGAACCCTGGCCCAGGCCCAGGCACTGGATGACACTCTCCAAACCATGGGCATCCGGCTTGATGCAGTAATTAACATTGCCGTACCCCGGGACAAGCTTATGGCTCGCCTCACCGGCCGCCGGGTTTGCCGCGGTTGCGGCGCCAGCTATCATATCCTGTTTAACCCACCCCAGGTGGAGGGCAAATGCAATAGCTGCGGCGGTGAGCTCTACCAGCGCAGCGATGACAACGAGGAAGCTGTAGCCAACCGCCTGGATGTTTACGAAGCCCAGACCCAACCATTAATTGATTATTACGCCGACAAGGGACTGCTCAAAAATATTAACGGTGACCAGGAAATTAAAAAGGTGCTGGAAGACATTCTGGCCAGCCTAAAATGATAAATTTTCAAAGCCCCCGGAATTTCACCGGGGGCACATTTAACTTAATTTTTGTGAAAGGAAATGGTTATGCAGTGCTATGCCGGTCTGGCACACATTTACGATTTTTTAGTGGCCGGGGTGGACTTTGAGGGCTGGGCTGATTACCTGGAGGAAATTCTACTGAGATTTAACTTTCACCCCCGTACGATCCTGGATCTGGCCTGTGGTACGGGGAATACCACCCTGCCCCTGGCCCGCAGGGGTTACCGGGTCATGGGATTGGATCTTTCCCCGGCCATGGTTGCCATTGCCAGAGAGAAGGCTGCAAAACAGGGGTTGGCGGTAAATTTCTTTACCGCCGATATGCGTTCTTTTCAGCTTAAGGAACCGGTAGACTTAATTACCTGCTTTCATGATGGATTAAACTATCTAGTAGACTACAGGGATCTGAAAAAGACCTTCCGACAGGTGAGAAAAAATCTTACGCCCGGTGGACTGTTCGTTTTTGATTTAAATGCCATTCGATGGTTGGCTGGCACCACCCCTGAAGTAACCGTAGTGAACGAACCGGATATGACCCTAATCTGGCAGAGCTGCTACCGGCCCGTAAATTGCAGCTGGGAAGTTCAGCTCACCGCCTTTGTCCGGGAAGGGGAATACTATTATAAATTTACCGAACAACACGTGGAGTACGGCTACACACCGGAGCAAATACAGCAGGCCTTGCAAGCCGCGGAACTTAAGCACCTCGCTTCCTACGATGCCTTTTCCTTTAACCCCATTCATACAGAAAGCCGGCGTCATTTTTATGTCGCCCAAAGGAGTTGATTGCGTGTCCGCACCAGACATCCCCCGAGTGGAGTTTGCCATCATTGGCGGGTCAAGTACCTTTAGCTTAAATTTCCCTGAAGACCTGGGTGCTCCCGATGTCCAGGTTCTGGCTGAAAAACTGGTTTTCCCCACGCCCTACGGGGACAGTCCTCCCTTAAAGTTGTTTACCCTCGGGAAGAAAAAAGTGTTAACCGCAAAAATGCACGGCTGGCGCCGGGGGACAAGCCGGGGCAGGGCCTCCCAACAACTCTTCTGGGTGCTGCGGGAAGCAGGTGTAAAGAGAATTTTAGCCGAGGGCGGGGTAGGATCCATCAACCACCTGCTTAAGCCCCGGGATATTCTGGTTGCCTCGGATTACCTGGACTTTTCCATGCGCAAAGACGTGGGCCTCGATGGTGAATTCCTGCTCACCATGCGCCAGCCCGTTTGCCCCGTCCTCCGGGACGCCCTGATCAACGCGGCCGAAAAAAGTACGCCGGGACGGGGGCGCATTTTTGACCGGGGAATTTATGCCGTCACCGACGGACGTCATTTTGAAAGCCCGGCCGAGATAGCCATGTTGGGACGCTTAGGAGCCGATATAGTGGGGCAGAGCATGTGCCCCGAGGTTTATCTGGCCAGGGAAATTGGTGCCTGCTACGGCCGGGTGGATATAGTGACCAACTACGCCGAGGGTGTGGTCAGTGAATGGGAGCACCGGGAACTAGCCGATATTTTTTATCGTGAAGCGCACCGCATGGGGGGCATTCTCCTGGAGGCTATGCGCCAAATCGATGCCCGGCAGGAATGTGGTTGTGCAAATTTACGCCATCCCACCCTGCTTAAGGAATAAATTACCAGACAAAATAGCCGGGTGCATTTAATATAGTTTTTAATGTAATCGGGGTACAAGGAGGTGGATGGGCAAGAGAAAAGGATTCCCTGCCACAATTAATAAATTGTCCAGAAATCTCCAAAAAACTATGGAAAAAGCTCTGTGGAGCGCCAATAAAGGCGCTCCAAAATTTTTATCCTCCCACATGGAGAGATAAAAAGGATTTTTGAAGATTTTGTGGAATTAACTTACCGTTTAGTTAAAAAACATGATTACCAGCCAAAACAAAGGGGAGGTGACGGTGCCCGGGAGGTTCATAGCAGTTACTGATAAACCAACAAATATTAAAAAAGCATAATAACTAAATGCAAAAATGGTTAAGATGCCGCGAGTGTTCAGAGGAGCAGCCCGAGGCGGTAAGCCGATGAACGGGATACCAGCGGCATTTCCTGGGGAAGGAAAAGGGATGACCCGAAAGGCATGTGTACCGAGTAGGCGACCGCGTTTAGCCGGTATCGTTAAAACCGGTAGGCGCTCTAACAGAGCGGCGTCTGCGGCGGCGAGCACGCCGCCTCTACTCCAGTCAACCTGCGGGCCTGGGGTACGGGAACGGATAGCCGTTCCGTGGACGCACCGGGTGAGACTCCCGGGCCGAGGCCTCCCTGTCGCTTCAGCCCGCTCCCAGGAGTGGGCAAATCCAATCCAGAAAGGAGCGAAAACCTGGTCATGGGGAGGCCGGGTTCACAAAAACTAACAGTTGTTAGGTTTTGTGAGCTTTTTTGAACCAGGTACGACCCGTGCGTAAGAAATTATGGTCCATTCTTTTAGTTGTAGTGCTCAGTTTGGCCCTGGTGGTTACGGGCTGTGGCGGCCAAGGCGCCTCGGGGGAAAAGGTGATCAAGATCGGGTTTATTGCCCCCTTGACCGGCGATGTAAAGACCTTTGGCGAATCGGCCCAGAAAGGTTTTGACCTGGCTTTAGAACAGGCCGGTTACAAGGCGGGGGATTTTAAAATTGAACCCGTAAAAGCTGATGATCGTAACGACGCCACGGAAGCTGTCAACGTTGCCACCAAACTGATTACCCAGGATGGCGTCAAGGCCATTGTAGGTTCCCTTACTTCCTTAACCACCATTCCCATTTCCAAGTTTGCCAATGATAACAAGGTGGTCTTGATTACCGGCACGGCTACCAGCCCCAAGGTTACTGTAGACGAGGGTAAGCGCAAAGAATATATCTTCCGGGCCTGTTTCATTGACCCCACCCAGGGTACTGTGGCAGCCAAGTTTGCCCTGGAAAAACTTAAGCTAAAAACTGCCGCCATCCTTTATGACCAGGGTAACGACTATACCATTGGCCTAGCCAACAACTTCAAGGAAGCCTTCACTGCCGGTGGAGGACAAGTACTGGCCATGGAAGCCTATGCCAAGAATGACACCGATTTCTCCGCAGTGCTGACCAACATTGCCAAGAAAAATCCCGACATTCTCTACCTGCCGGACTACTACCAGAAGGTCAGCCTGATAGGCCAACAGGCCAGGGATAAAGGCATCAAGGCCGTATTTATCGGCGGCGACGGTTGGGACTCCAGCGACCTCGATTACAAGACCATGGAAGGCGGTTATTTCACCAACCACTACTCCGCACAAGATCCCAGGCCCGAGGTACAAAACTGGGTCAAGCAGTTTAAGGAAAAGTACGGTCAAGAGCCCGACGCTTTTGCTACTCTGACCTACGACGCCACCAACCTGCTGCTCAATGCTATTAAGACCGCGAATAGCGATGACCCGGCCAAGATTAAAGAAGCCTTGCAGAACACCAAGGACTTCTCCATCGTAAGCGGCGAGAAAGTTTCCTTCGACGAGAACGGCAACCCGATTAAGCCGGTAACCATACTCAAAATAGAGGGCGGCAAGCAGAAGTTCGTCACGGCCATCAAGCCCAATTAAAACGGCAACAGAAAGCGGGGAGGCGGGAAACCCCTCCCCGCCTTCAGATTGGTGACTGCAGGAGGTTCAGTAGAGTGGAGCATTTCCTGGAACAGGTGTTGAACGGCTTACAACTGGGACTCATGTACGCCCTGATTGCCCTGGGCTACACCATGGTTTACGGAGTGGTGCAACTGATTAACTTCGCCCACGGTGACGTCTTTATGGTGGGGGCTTTTCTTGGCTACTTTGGCTTTGCCGTATGGGGGTTGCCCCTGCCCGTGGCCATACTTACGGCCATGGTAGCCTGTGCCCTGCTCGGGGTGATCATTGAACGGGTAGCTTACCGTCCCTTGCGTTATGCTCCGAAAATTGCCGCCCTGATTAGCGCCATCGGTGTATCGCTCTTTTTAGAGTACTTCAGCAGCCTTAAGTTCGTATTTGGCCCCAATTACCGGGTGGTGCCGCGACCCTTTCCTGAAGTACAGTGGAATATTGCCGGCCTCTCCGTCAGCAATATTCAAGTGATCGTTTTTGTGGTTGTTCTGTTCATGCTTATCCTGCTCCAAATACTAATTTACCGTACGAAAACTGGTATGGCCATGCGCACGGTGGCCGTAGATCATAACGCCGCCCGGCTGATGGGCGTAAATGTGGATACCACCATATCCATTACCTTCGCCATCGGGTCGGCCTTTGCCGCCCTGGGAGGTGTTTTATACGCCATTGCCTATCCCCAGATTCACCCCTTCATGGGTATCATGCCCGGTTTAAAGGCCTTTACCGCCGCCGTACTGGGCGGAATCGGGATCATTCCGGGAGCAGTACTGGGCGCGCTTATTATGGGTCAGGTGGAAATCCTGACTTCCGCCTATATATCTTCCCAAATGCGAGATGCCATTGCCTTTGCCATTTTGATTCTGGTTCTCCTAGTCCGGCCTACGGGGCTGCTGGGCCGTACGGAAACAGAAAAAGTATAACGTCATAAAGCAGGTGAAGGGGCAGATGAAATTATCACGCAACACGTTTTTCTTCTTTGCAGGGGCAGCGTTCTCCTTTGCCCTGGTCAAAGCCATGCAATTGAGTGGGATGCTTACTCCCTACTGGCAACTGGTGCTGGACCAGGCCCTGATTATTGTCATCGGTGCCCTGGGGCTTTCCATCATCTACGGCTTCACGGGGCAGTTTTCCCTGGGCCACGCAGCTTTTTACGGTCTGGGAGCTTATACGGCGGGAGCCCTGGACAAGGTCTATGGAAACGGCAATATGCTGTTTTTCTTTCTATCCCTCCTGGCCGGGGCTGCGGTAGCAGGTCTGGTAGCATTGCTGATCGGCATGCCCATTTTAAGGTTGCGTTCCGACTACCTGGGCATCGCCACCCTCGGGTTTGGTATTATTGTTAGAGTAGGCATGGAAAACGGCAACAAGCTGTTCCCGGTGCTGGGCGGAGCCACGGGGATGAGCGGCACACCCCAGGTAGCCGACTTCGATCTGATCTTTATCCTGACGCTGATTGTAATTCTGCTGGTGCGTAATTTCATTTTTTCTACTTATGGTCGTGCCTGCACCTCCATCCGGGAAGATGAAATTGCTGCCGATGTAATGGGCATTGACACCACCCGTTACAAGGTCATGGCCTTTGTCCTGGGCTGTGCCCTAGCGGGCCTGGCCGGAGGCATTTACGCCCACCGTTATCCCTTTTTGCACCCGGCCAGTTTTGATTTCCTGAAATCCTTTGACTTCCTCCTCATTGTGGTGCTGGGCGGGCTGGGAAGCATGACGGGCACTATTGTCACGGCAGTGGGCTGGGTCTTCTTGCTGGAAGTTCTGCGTGTGGTCCTGGGACAAAACTTTATTGACTGGCGCGGAGTTATTTACGCCCTCATTCTAGTCGTTTCGATTATCGTTAGACCCCAGGGTCTTTTCAGCGGCAAGGAATTGCGGTTATTAGTCCCTGATCATCTGAAAATGGTGACCGGAAAGGAGCACACCCATGCCGGTTCTGGAAATTAGTAACATGTCCAAAGCCTTTGGCGGCCTCAAAGCAGTGAACAATTTTAGCTTAAGACTGGATGAGGGAGAGATTGTCGGCCTCATTGGCCCCAACGGTGCGGGCAAAACCACAATTTTCAATCTGATCACTGGCCTTTATAAACCAACCGCTGGTACCATACATTTCTGTGGAGAAGATATTACAGGCCTGCCGCCTTTTAAGATTTCCCAGCGGGGCATAGCGAGGACATTTCAAAATATTCGTCTCTTCAAAGGAAATACGGTGCTGGACAATGTGCGGGCAGTGTTTCATCCCCGCATTAAATATAACTTTTTTGATGCCCTTTTACGAACGCCCCGGTATAACGCTGAAGAAGCAAGGGTTACCCGGGAAGCAATGGAACTGCTGGAGGCATTAAACCTGGCCCACCGGGCAAATGAAAAGGCAGCCAACCTGGCTTACGGGGATCAACGGCGGCTGGAAATTGCCCGGGCGCTGGCCACGCACCCCAAACTACTGCTCCTGGACGAACCGGCGGCGGGAATGAACCCGGCAGAAGTGAAGCGCATGGTGGAGTTGGTCCGCTACATCAAGGAGAGATTTAAACTGACGGTATTACTAATTGAACACCAGATGGGTATGGTTATGAACCTGTGCGAGCGGCTTGTGGTCATGGACTT
Proteins encoded in this window:
- a CDS encoding branched-chain amino acid ABC transporter permease, which produces MEHFLEQVLNGLQLGLMYALIALGYTMVYGVVQLINFAHGDVFMVGAFLGYFGFAVWGLPLPVAILTAMVACALLGVIIERVAYRPLRYAPKIAALISAIGVSLFLEYFSSLKFVFGPNYRVVPRPFPEVQWNIAGLSVSNIQVIVFVVVLFMLILLQILIYRTKTGMAMRTVAVDHNAARLMGVNVDTTISITFAIGSAFAALGGVLYAIAYPQIHPFMGIMPGLKAFTAAVLGGIGIIPGAVLGALIMGQVEILTSAYISSQMRDAIAFAILILVLLVRPTGLLGRTETEKV
- a CDS encoding MTAP family purine nucleoside phosphorylase; translated protein: MSAPDIPRVEFAIIGGSSTFSLNFPEDLGAPDVQVLAEKLVFPTPYGDSPPLKLFTLGKKKVLTAKMHGWRRGTSRGRASQQLFWVLREAGVKRILAEGGVGSINHLLKPRDILVASDYLDFSMRKDVGLDGEFLLTMRQPVCPVLRDALINAAEKSTPGRGRIFDRGIYAVTDGRHFESPAEIAMLGRLGADIVGQSMCPEVYLAREIGACYGRVDIVTNYAEGVVSEWEHRELADIFYREAHRMGGILLEAMRQIDARQECGCANLRHPTLLKE
- a CDS encoding class I SAM-dependent DNA methyltransferase, translating into MQCYAGLAHIYDFLVAGVDFEGWADYLEEILLRFNFHPRTILDLACGTGNTTLPLARRGYRVMGLDLSPAMVAIAREKAAKQGLAVNFFTADMRSFQLKEPVDLITCFHDGLNYLVDYRDLKKTFRQVRKNLTPGGLFVFDLNAIRWLAGTTPEVTVVNEPDMTLIWQSCYRPVNCSWEVQLTAFVREGEYYYKFTEQHVEYGYTPEQIQQALQAAELKHLASYDAFSFNPIHTESRRHFYVAQRS
- a CDS encoding ABC transporter ATP-binding protein, with product MPVLEISNMSKAFGGLKAVNNFSLRLDEGEIVGLIGPNGAGKTTIFNLITGLYKPTAGTIHFCGEDITGLPPFKISQRGIARTFQNIRLFKGNTVLDNVRAVFHPRIKYNFFDALLRTPRYNAEEARVTREAMELLEALNLAHRANEKAANLAYGDQRRLEIARALATHPKLLLLDEPAAGMNPAEVKRMVELVRYIKERFKLTVLLIEHQMGMVMNLCERLVVMDFGQIIATGTPLEIRNNPVVLEAYLGKGATVA
- a CDS encoding branched-chain amino acid ABC transporter permease, yielding MKLSRNTFFFFAGAAFSFALVKAMQLSGMLTPYWQLVLDQALIIVIGALGLSIIYGFTGQFSLGHAAFYGLGAYTAGALDKVYGNGNMLFFFLSLLAGAAVAGLVALLIGMPILRLRSDYLGIATLGFGIIVRVGMENGNKLFPVLGGATGMSGTPQVADFDLIFILTLIVILLVRNFIFSTYGRACTSIREDEIAADVMGIDTTRYKVMAFVLGCALAGLAGGIYAHRYPFLHPASFDFLKSFDFLLIVVLGGLGSMTGTIVTAVGWVFLLEVLRVVLGQNFIDWRGVIYALILVVSIIVRPQGLFSGKELRLLVPDHLKMVTGKEHTHAGSGN
- a CDS encoding adenylate kinase, with the translated sequence MKLLIMGPPGAGKGTQAEMLVKELNITHISTGDMFRAAIKEGTEMGKKAKEYMDKGELVPDDVVVGMVRDRLQKPDCEKGFLLDGFPRTLAQAQALDDTLQTMGIRLDAVINIAVPRDKLMARLTGRRVCRGCGASYHILFNPPQVEGKCNSCGGELYQRSDDNEEAVANRLDVYEAQTQPLIDYYADKGLLKNINGDQEIKKVLEDILASLK
- a CDS encoding ABC transporter substrate-binding protein produces the protein MRKKLWSILLVVVLSLALVVTGCGGQGASGEKVIKIGFIAPLTGDVKTFGESAQKGFDLALEQAGYKAGDFKIEPVKADDRNDATEAVNVATKLITQDGVKAIVGSLTSLTTIPISKFANDNKVVLITGTATSPKVTVDEGKRKEYIFRACFIDPTQGTVAAKFALEKLKLKTAAILYDQGNDYTIGLANNFKEAFTAGGGQVLAMEAYAKNDTDFSAVLTNIAKKNPDILYLPDYYQKVSLIGQQARDKGIKAVFIGGDGWDSSDLDYKTMEGGYFTNHYSAQDPRPEVQNWVKQFKEKYGQEPDAFATLTYDATNLLLNAIKTANSDDPAKIKEALQNTKDFSIVSGEKVSFDENGNPIKPVTILKIEGGKQKFVTAIKPN